Proteins from a single region of Thermodesulfovibrionia bacterium:
- a CDS encoding DUF523 domain-containing protein, translating to MILISACLVGINTRYDGTNCGEKRFRDLVAEGKAIPICPEQLGGLPTPREPVELIGGDGDALLNNDSRVIGKESGKDYTHNFLRGANEVLKIAHMLKIEKAILKDGSPSCGSTYIKRNGKKAKGIGVTAAALIAAGIEVESDEMKKPAIKR from the coding sequence ATGATCTTAATAAGCGCATGCCTTGTGGGCATAAACACAAGATACGACGGCACTAACTGCGGGGAAAAACGTTTCAGAGACCTTGTCGCCGAAGGCAAGGCTATTCCCATATGTCCTGAACAGCTTGGGGGACTGCCGACTCCGAGAGAACCTGTTGAGCTTATCGGAGGAGACGGTGACGCGCTTTTAAATAATGATTCAAGGGTGATTGGAAAGGAATCAGGCAAGGATTACACACATAATTTCCTTAGAGGGGCCAATGAGGTGCTTAAGATCGCTCATATGCTGAAAATAGAAAAGGCCATCCTTAAAGACGGAAGCCCGTCATGCGGCAGCACATATATTAAAAGAAACGGAAAAAAGGCAAAGGGCATAGGTGTGACTGCGGCTGCGCTTATAGCGGCAGGGATAGAAGTTGAATCAGATGAGATGAAGAAGCCTGCTATCAAAAGATGA
- a CDS encoding rhomboid family intramembrane serine protease, which yields MIPYKDDNPTSTFPFVTIMLIVANIYIFFYTITHMSNPEEYKNIVYSYGAIPSYLLSFDKLQPIHPSLTVFTSMFMHGGFLHLGSNMLYLWIFGNNIEDTLGHFWFLIFYLMCGIAAAYAHAFTAPSSLMPMIGASGAVSGVLGAYILMFPRAKVYTLIFLGFFIQVIRLPAYFVIGFWIVIQLLNGLVSKGVAGEGGVAWFAHIGGFLAGLALIMLLPKVNRSKRYSL from the coding sequence ATGATACCGTATAAAGACGACAACCCTACCAGCACCTTCCCTTTTGTAACGATAATGTTGATCGTTGCGAATATCTACATATTCTTCTATACAATTACCCATATGTCGAACCCTGAAGAGTACAAGAACATCGTGTATTCCTATGGAGCGATCCCTTCATACCTTCTCTCATTTGATAAATTGCAGCCCATCCACCCGTCGCTCACAGTCTTCACCTCAATGTTCATGCATGGCGGCTTCCTCCACCTTGGAAGCAACATGCTCTACCTGTGGATATTCGGGAATAATATAGAAGATACCCTCGGCCATTTCTGGTTTTTGATATTTTATCTCATGTGCGGCATCGCTGCTGCATATGCCCACGCTTTTACCGCGCCCTCGTCTCTCATGCCGATGATCGGGGCCAGCGGCGCAGTCTCAGGAGTACTCGGGGCGTACATTCTAATGTTCCCCCGGGCAAAGGTCTATACATTGATATTCCTTGGTTTCTTCATACAGGTCATAAGGCTTCCCGCCTACTTTGTGATCGGCTTCTGGATAGTAATTCAGCTGTTAAACGGGCTGGTCAGCAAGGGGGTTGCAGGCGAAGGCGGGGTCGCATGGTTTGCCCATATCGGTGGATTTCTTGCCGGCTTGGCTCTGATAATGCTCTTGCCTAAAGTTAACCGAAGCAAAAGATATTCTCTTTAG
- the glmU gene encoding bifunctional UDP-N-acetylglucosamine diphosphorylase/glucosamine-1-phosphate N-acetyltransferase GlmU, translating to MGLSVVILAAGLGKRMKSLKPKVLHEILGRPMLRHVIDAVMPLKPAKIVVVVGNGADNVVGRMNDRGLSFVIQKKLLGTGNALDIAKKALNGSSAILVLNGDCPLITTKTLRGFLVNHRRSGNSLSYLSFFNEAVSGYGRTVRGDDNMIIGIVEDNHASSHEKAECKELNGGVYAMKPEVLNFIGRIKKNASSGEYYLTDLVNILSKEGKKVDTYICPEEEILGVNSRADLYNVSRIFQDRVISELLKKGVTFIDPHRSVVHPGVSIGKDSIIYPNTYIEGKTSIGSNCVIYPGARIVDSFIEEDVVIKDNSLIEESRIKTGASIGPLAHIRPQSIIGRNAKVGNFVEIKKTSLGDGTKASHLSYLGDAVIGNDVNIGAGTITCNYDGKKKHKTVIGNGVFIGSDTQIVAPVTIGKGAYVAAGATVTKDVPAGALAISRAEQKNIADWENRSRLKTKGRRSK from the coding sequence ATGGGTCTTTCTGTAGTCATTCTGGCGGCAGGTCTTGGAAAGAGGATGAAATCTCTTAAGCCGAAGGTCCTTCATGAGATTCTCGGAAGGCCGATGCTCCGGCATGTCATAGATGCTGTAATGCCACTCAAGCCCGCAAAAATAGTAGTGGTTGTCGGCAATGGTGCTGATAATGTTGTGGGACGGATGAATGACAGAGGGTTGTCTTTTGTCATACAGAAGAAGCTCCTCGGCACAGGAAACGCGCTTGACATAGCTAAAAAAGCTTTAAATGGCAGTAGCGCTATACTCGTTCTTAACGGGGATTGCCCCCTTATCACAACAAAAACTCTGCGGGGTTTTCTTGTAAATCACAGGCGCAGCGGCAATAGTCTCTCTTACCTCTCTTTCTTTAATGAAGCTGTCTCAGGCTACGGCAGGACCGTTCGGGGCGATGACAACATGATCATCGGCATTGTTGAAGATAATCATGCGTCAAGCCATGAGAAGGCAGAATGTAAGGAATTGAACGGCGGCGTTTATGCGATGAAACCTGAGGTTCTTAACTTCATCGGAAGGATAAAAAAGAATGCTTCTTCAGGAGAGTACTATCTGACTGACCTTGTAAATATCCTGTCAAAAGAGGGAAAGAAGGTTGACACATACATCTGCCCGGAGGAAGAGATACTCGGCGTCAACAGCAGGGCAGACCTCTATAATGTTTCACGAATTTTTCAGGACAGGGTAATATCAGAACTGCTGAAAAAAGGCGTCACATTTATTGACCCTCACAGGTCGGTCGTTCATCCTGGGGTATCCATAGGAAAGGATTCGATCATTTACCCGAACACCTATATCGAAGGCAAGACATCCATCGGCAGCAACTGCGTTATCTATCCCGGCGCAAGGATCGTGGACAGTTTCATAGAAGAGGATGTGGTCATTAAGGACAATTCCCTGATCGAGGAGAGCAGGATAAAGACGGGCGCTTCAATAGGGCCGTTAGCGCATATCAGGCCCCAGAGCATCATAGGCAGGAACGCCAAGGTCGGGAATTTTGTAGAAATTAAAAAGACATCACTCGGAGACGGGACAAAGGCATCCCATCTGAGTTATCTCGGAGACGCGGTGATCGGCAACGATGTCAATATCGGCGCAGGCACGATTACATGCAACTATGACGGCAAGAAGAAGCATAAGACCGTTATCGGGAACGGGGTATTTATAGGCAGCGATACTCAGATAGTCGCTCCTGTTACCATAGGCAAAGGGGCATATGTGGCAGCAGGTGCCACTGTTACCAAAGATGTTCCCGCAGGCGCGCTTGCAATAAGCAGGGCAGAACAGAAAAATATCGCTGACTGGGAAAACAGAAGCAGGTTAAAAACTAAAGGCAGAAGGTCGAAATAA
- the speY gene encoding deoxyhypusine synthase, translating to MKHSKKKRPHFKCHSLLNPKPLRPGMTTDQVIESSMFSFNAGSFRKACELFAGHIVKKNVRIGVSLAGALVPAGIGRSCLIPMMKAGMIDWMVSTGANLYHDIHLSLGYEFCRGHAVADDAQLRDDGIIRIYDIFLDYDALLDTDNFVRETLRREFSGLASSCSSAEIHAVLGREIAKLRPSMKDQSVLAVAYECGIPIHTSSPADSSIGMNVAALMLEDKAINIDTHLDINEVTSYVYDIKQKGGKSAVLLLGGGSPKNFVLQTEPHIQEVLGLEEAGHDFFIQFTDARPDTGGLSGATPSEAVSWGKIDPSALSKTIVSYGDCSFMLPLFVSYILNRSKTRPNSGLLNKREKLVRKLKDDYMTKGSYKK from the coding sequence ATGAAACACAGCAAGAAGAAACGCCCTCATTTTAAATGCCATTCATTGCTTAATCCGAAGCCTCTGAGGCCGGGGATGACAACAGATCAGGTTATTGAGAGCTCAATGTTCTCGTTCAATGCCGGATCGTTCAGAAAGGCATGTGAGCTTTTTGCGGGACATATAGTAAAGAAGAATGTAAGGATCGGCGTTTCTCTTGCAGGCGCACTTGTGCCCGCCGGGATCGGACGGAGCTGTCTTATCCCCATGATGAAGGCAGGGATGATCGACTGGATGGTATCCACCGGAGCAAACCTGTATCATGACATTCATCTGTCACTCGGCTATGAATTCTGTAGAGGGCATGCGGTTGCTGATGATGCCCAGCTCAGGGATGACGGGATCATCAGGATCTATGATATCTTTCTTGACTATGACGCGCTTTTGGACACTGATAATTTTGTGCGCGAGACATTGCGCCGTGAATTTTCAGGCCTTGCTTCATCCTGCTCAAGCGCTGAGATACATGCGGTTCTCGGAAGGGAAATAGCGAAATTAAGGCCATCCATGAAGGATCAGAGCGTTCTTGCTGTTGCATATGAATGCGGCATTCCTATTCATACCTCATCACCTGCGGATTCAAGCATAGGCATGAACGTTGCGGCCTTGATGCTTGAAGATAAAGCAATCAATATCGACACGCATCTGGATATCAATGAAGTGACAAGCTATGTATATGACATAAAGCAGAAGGGCGGCAAGAGCGCGGTGCTCCTTCTTGGCGGCGGCAGCCCCAAGAACTTTGTATTGCAGACCGAGCCGCATATACAGGAAGTCCTCGGATTAGAGGAGGCAGGCCATGACTTCTTTATCCAGTTTACCGATGCCCGTCCTGACACAGGCGGCCTGAGCGGCGCCACGCCTTCTGAGGCTGTTTCATGGGGCAAGATAGACCCGAGCGCGCTCTCCAAAACCATAGTCTCATACGGTGACTGCAGCTTCATGCTGCCTTTGTTTGTCAGCTATATATTGAATAGATCCAAAACCCGCCCAAATTCAGGACTTCTTAATAAGCGAGAGAAGCTCGTCCGGAAGTTAAAGGATGACTACATGACAAAGGGCAGTTATAAGAAGTAA
- the lexA gene encoding transcriptional repressor LexA, producing MAQKLRQPTVKQLAVFDFIKKHIIDNGFPPTVREVAGSFGFASPLSAQLHINALVKKGLLKKSPSKQRSLEISGFKASEDSKIPLLGTVRAGAPILAVEHIEDYVNIDKNLFKVEGGFALRIKGDSMIDAGILEGDIALIAPELEPKNGDIVVALIGDEATVKRFFLAKSIVRLVPENKDMEPMVFSAEDVRILGKVKGIMRSL from the coding sequence ATGGCGCAGAAACTTAGACAGCCGACCGTGAAACAGCTTGCGGTATTTGATTTCATCAAAAAACATATTATTGACAACGGGTTCCCCCCAACTGTGCGGGAGGTGGCAGGCAGCTTCGGCTTTGCAAGCCCCCTCTCTGCGCAGCTCCATATAAACGCCCTTGTAAAGAAAGGCCTGCTCAAAAAATCGCCTTCCAAACAGCGGTCGCTTGAGATCTCAGGATTCAAAGCTAGCGAAGACAGCAAGATACCGCTCCTTGGAACCGTCAGGGCAGGCGCGCCGATACTGGCGGTGGAACACATAGAGGACTACGTAAATATCGATAAGAACCTATTCAAGGTTGAAGGTGGCTTTGCGCTCAGGATAAAGGGCGACAGTATGATAGATGCCGGGATATTAGAGGGCGATATTGCATTGATAGCGCCTGAGTTGGAACCGAAAAACGGCGATATCGTTGTGGCGCTCATCGGGGATGAAGCAACAGTAAAGAGGTTCTTTCTTGCAAAGAGCATAGTCAGGCTTGTGCCTGAGAATAAAGACATGGAGCCTATGGTCTTTTCTGCGGAAGATGTGAGGATCTTAGGCAAGGTCAAGGGGATAATGAGGAGCCTTTAA
- the glmS gene encoding glutamine--fructose-6-phosphate transaminase (isomerizing) — MCGIVGYIGKRNAIPVIVDSLKKLEYRGYDSAGVAFLKDDKIEVQRCEGKIKKLEQCISGKKFSSPIGIGHTRWATHGKPSESNAHPHRSGGIVVVHNGIIENYYELREKLKKQGHVFTSETDTEVICHLINSYSKKGLDIERATREALEHVHGAYALGIISEAEPDRIIAVKKDSPLVLGLGNDEFFLASDMPAFLKYTRDVIILENDEMAVITRKGISISGVCDKSFKKRITKITWSPAMAEKGGYKHFMLKEIYEQPQAIADTLRGRFSIEKGEVNLAEFSLNVNEINKLNKVFLVACGTSWHAALVGKYMIEDLAKTPCEVDIASEFRYRDPILPSNSLVIVITQSGETADTLAAQREAKKRGAKVLSICNVIGSTSSREADGVFYTHSGPEIGVASTKAFTTQLTALYLFAIALAKSKKSIDTKKAKSLLKDILLLPEQVEKALELSASVLKIARKFYSARDFLYLGRGINYPIALEGALKLKEISYIHAEGYPAGEMKHGPIALIDKDMPVLALIPERNERVYEKILSNIEEVKSRSGKVIAVAIEGDTKVLYNASHVLFVPETNRYLAPILFSVPMQLLAYHTAVLKKCNVDQPRNLAKSVTVE, encoded by the coding sequence ATGTGCGGAATAGTCGGATACATAGGCAAGAGGAATGCGATACCTGTAATTGTGGATTCCCTGAAGAAGCTTGAGTACAGGGGATATGATTCAGCCGGAGTCGCTTTTCTTAAGGACGATAAGATAGAAGTGCAGCGCTGCGAAGGCAAGATAAAGAAGCTGGAGCAATGCATCAGCGGCAAAAAATTCAGCAGCCCCATCGGGATAGGTCATACAAGGTGGGCGACGCATGGCAAGCCGTCAGAGAGCAATGCGCATCCTCACAGGTCAGGCGGCATAGTCGTAGTGCATAACGGCATCATTGAGAACTATTATGAACTCAGAGAGAAATTAAAGAAGCAGGGGCATGTCTTCACGTCTGAGACAGACACTGAGGTGATCTGCCATCTTATAAACAGTTATTCAAAAAAAGGGCTTGATATTGAAAGAGCGACGAGAGAGGCGCTGGAGCATGTCCATGGAGCGTACGCGCTCGGCATAATAAGCGAGGCTGAACCGGACAGGATAATCGCCGTGAAAAAAGACAGCCCCCTTGTGCTCGGCCTTGGCAATGATGAATTCTTTTTAGCATCCGACATGCCCGCTTTCCTAAAATACACGCGCGACGTCATCATTCTGGAAAATGATGAAATGGCGGTGATCACGCGTAAAGGCATCTCCATCTCAGGTGTCTGCGATAAATCTTTTAAAAAGAGGATAACAAAGATCACATGGAGCCCTGCCATGGCTGAGAAGGGCGGGTACAAACATTTCATGTTAAAAGAGATATATGAACAGCCGCAGGCGATTGCTGACACATTGAGGGGCAGGTTCTCTATTGAGAAGGGAGAGGTGAACCTTGCGGAGTTCTCGCTGAACGTAAATGAGATAAACAAATTGAACAAGGTCTTTCTCGTGGCATGCGGCACTTCGTGGCACGCCGCGCTTGTGGGGAAATACATGATCGAGGACCTGGCAAAAACACCATGCGAGGTGGATATCGCATCTGAGTTCCGGTACAGAGATCCTATCCTGCCTTCAAACAGCCTTGTCATAGTTATTACCCAGTCAGGTGAGACGGCAGATACCCTTGCTGCGCAGCGGGAGGCAAAAAAGCGGGGCGCAAAGGTCCTGAGCATATGCAATGTGATAGGCAGCACATCTTCACGAGAGGCGGACGGCGTCTTTTATACGCATTCAGGCCCTGAGATAGGCGTTGCCTCGACAAAGGCATTCACAACGCAGCTTACGGCGCTCTATTTATTTGCAATAGCTCTGGCAAAATCCAAGAAGAGCATTGATACTAAAAAAGCAAAATCACTGCTGAAGGATATACTTCTGCTTCCTGAACAGGTTGAAAAGGCGCTTGAATTGAGCGCTTCTGTCCTGAAGATCGCCAGAAAGTTTTACAGCGCAAGGGACTTCCTTTATCTTGGCAGGGGAATAAATTATCCGATAGCGCTTGAAGGCGCCCTGAAATTAAAGGAGATATCATATATCCATGCCGAGGGTTATCCTGCCGGCGAGATGAAGCACGGGCCGATAGCGCTCATTGATAAGGATATGCCGGTCCTTGCGTTGATTCCTGAGCGCAATGAAAGGGTATATGAGAAGATCCTCTCAAATATCGAAGAAGTAAAGAGCAGAAGCGGCAAGGTCATTGCAGTTGCGATAGAGGGAGATACAAAGGTCTTATACAACGCATCCCATGTTCTATTTGTCCCGGAGACAAACCGTTACCTCGCTCCGATACTCTTTTCCGTACCCATGCAGCTGCTTGCCTATCACACCGCTGTTCTGAAGAAATGTAATGTGGATCAGCCGAGGAATCTGGCAAAAAGCGTTACTGTTGAGTGA
- the argH gene encoding argininosuccinate lyase yields the protein MFMKKLWAGRFKEDTEEVVEQFTSSLHFDVRLWRYDIEGSIAHVKMLGKQKILSAKDAATILKGLNGVREDIESGRLKFKSTFEDVHMNIEDALTRKVGPVGGKLHTARSRNDQVALDLRLFLRDEIKEIINLVKGLQKAIVSVAGKHIKTLMPGYTHLQKAQPVLLSHHLLAYYEMLERDRTRLEDCYERVNVLPLGSAALAGTTLPIDRQYVARLLKFPKISENSMDAVSDRDFVIEFISAASIIMVHLSRFAEEIVLWNTDEFSFVTLPDAFSTGSSIMPQKKNPDILELIRGRSGRVFGDLMAILTVMKGLPLAYNRDMQEDKEPLFDTVDTAKSCLNILAVLLPRIIFNKKAMEKGTEGGYLTATDIAEYLVKKGMPFREAHGVTGRIVRHCVEHGKKIDELELAELKDFSKLIGNDIFSYITVASSVANKTSYGGTSGKNVSACLRNIKGRKKK from the coding sequence ATTTTCATGAAAAAGCTCTGGGCAGGAAGATTTAAAGAAGATACTGAAGAGGTAGTGGAGCAGTTCACATCCTCGCTGCATTTTGACGTCCGTTTGTGGAGATATGACATTGAAGGGAGCATCGCTCATGTGAAGATGCTCGGCAAGCAGAAGATACTCAGCGCTAAAGATGCCGCAACCATCCTCAAAGGGCTTAACGGTGTAAGAGAAGATATAGAGAGCGGCAGGCTGAAGTTCAAGAGCACTTTTGAAGATGTGCATATGAACATCGAGGACGCGCTTACCAGAAAGGTCGGGCCGGTCGGTGGCAAGCTTCATACGGCAAGAAGCCGCAATGACCAGGTCGCGCTTGACCTTAGGCTCTTTCTTAGAGATGAGATAAAAGAGATAATCAATCTGGTAAAAGGCCTTCAGAAAGCGATAGTATCTGTTGCAGGGAAACATATCAAAACCCTGATGCCGGGATATACACACCTGCAGAAGGCCCAGCCTGTACTGCTTTCGCACCACCTTCTTGCTTATTACGAGATGCTTGAGCGTGACAGGACGAGGCTTGAGGATTGTTATGAAAGGGTCAATGTGCTTCCTCTCGGCTCGGCTGCACTTGCAGGCACAACACTTCCGATAGACAGACAATATGTCGCGCGGCTTTTGAAATTCCCAAAGATATCTGAGAATAGCATGGATGCCGTATCAGACAGGGATTTTGTGATTGAATTTATCTCTGCCGCAAGCATTATCATGGTGCATCTCTCAAGGTTTGCAGAAGAGATAGTGCTGTGGAATACGGATGAATTCTCTTTTGTCACTCTGCCCGACGCATTTTCAACAGGCTCAAGCATAATGCCGCAGAAGAAGAACCCTGACATCCTTGAGCTTATCAGGGGCAGAAGCGGCAGGGTCTTTGGCGATCTTATGGCAATACTTACGGTTATGAAAGGGCTGCCTCTTGCCTACAACAGGGACATGCAGGAGGATAAAGAGCCTCTCTTTGATACAGTTGATACGGCGAAGTCCTGCCTTAATATACTTGCCGTGCTGCTGCCCAGGATCATATTCAACAAGAAGGCAATGGAGAAGGGAACTGAGGGCGGCTATCTGACAGCAACTGACATTGCCGAGTATCTGGTTAAAAAAGGCATGCCGTTCAGAGAGGCTCACGGTGTTACAGGCAGGATAGTAAGGCATTGTGTAGAGCACGGTAAAAAGATAGATGAACTGGAGCTTGCGGAACTGAAAGATTTTTCAAAACTGATCGGCAATGATATTTTCAGCTATATAACTGTGGCTTCATCTGTAGCTAATAAAACATCTTACGGCGGCACATCAGGCAAAAATGTCTCTGCGTGCCTCAGGAATATAAAAGGGAGAAAGAAGAAGTGA
- a CDS encoding flavin reductase family protein has product MMKDIDRHEAFELASPFPYVLAVTLDERERPNIIGLSWWTFTSWDPLMIAISVGHNRYSHKCLEANKEFVLCFPAEDQAKDAWFCGTKSGKDVDKFQETGFKPVHAKVVKPPIIAGVTVAYECRIVKEVETGDHTLYIANVVEIHGDHDRAKHLYSIHYKKLIGIDCKGNVDLDLKY; this is encoded by the coding sequence ATGATGAAAGATATCGACAGGCATGAAGCTTTTGAACTGGCATCACCTTTTCCTTACGTTCTTGCGGTAACGCTTGATGAGAGGGAGAGGCCGAATATCATAGGGCTTTCGTGGTGGACCTTTACATCATGGGATCCGCTGATGATAGCTATTTCAGTAGGGCACAATAGATACTCACACAAATGTCTTGAGGCTAACAAAGAGTTCGTGCTCTGCTTCCCTGCTGAAGATCAGGCAAAGGACGCCTGGTTCTGCGGGACAAAGAGCGGGAAGGATGTTGACAAGTTTCAGGAAACAGGGTTTAAGCCGGTGCATGCAAAAGTGGTGAAGCCGCCGATCATAGCAGGCGTGACTGTCGCGTATGAATGCAGAATAGTTAAAGAGGTCGAGACCGGAGATCACACGCTTTACATCGCTAATGTGGTTGAGATTCACGGCGACCATGACAGGGCAAAGCATCTTTACTCGATACACTACAAGAAGCTGATAGGGATCGACTGCAAAGGGAATGTTGATCTTGACCTGAAGTATTAG
- a CDS encoding type II toxin-antitoxin system RelE/ParE family toxin, which translates to MKVHWTDNAEGHLDAIHDYIARNSLEYAKIVVDKLTRRSQQISLFPLSGRVVPEFDIEQLREVIEESYRIIYYIKPDQIDVLAVIHGAMNSMKDIEK; encoded by the coding sequence ATGAAGGTTCACTGGACGGATAATGCAGAAGGGCATCTTGATGCTATTCACGATTATATAGCCAGAAACTCTCTGGAGTACGCAAAAATAGTTGTAGATAAATTAACCCGCCGATCCCAACAAATCAGTCTATTTCCTCTTTCCGGCCGTGTTGTTCCAGAATTTGATATTGAGCAACTCCGTGAAGTCATAGAAGAATCCTACAGGATTATTTATTACATAAAACCTGATCAAATAGATGTTCTTGCTGTAATTCATGGCGCTATGAATAGCATGAAAGATATAGAAAAATAA
- a CDS encoding D-sedoheptulose 7-phosphate isomerase: protein MREKILKAFEDSASVKREFIKANIDAVIEVSNLIAEAFNSGSKLMVFGNGGSSTDAAHIAAEFVGRFKMERPALPAIDLNTNMAVVTAIANDYDFSEIFVRQIKAHAQDGDVAIGISTSGNSQNVIKAIEEAKKRKIRTIVFTGAKGGKLAAIADHVFAVPSSDTPRIQETHITLGHVLCQMVEEILFESHRNR from the coding sequence ATGAGAGAGAAGATATTAAAGGCGTTTGAAGATAGCGCGTCTGTAAAGAGGGAGTTCATAAAAGCTAATATCGATGCTGTTATTGAAGTATCGAACCTTATTGCCGAGGCTTTTAACAGCGGGAGCAAGCTCATGGTTTTCGGCAATGGCGGCAGCTCTACGGATGCTGCTCATATTGCAGCGGAGTTTGTTGGAAGGTTTAAGATGGAAAGGCCCGCACTGCCTGCGATAGACCTGAATACCAATATGGCTGTTGTCACAGCGATCGCCAATGATTACGATTTTTCAGAGATCTTCGTCCGCCAGATTAAAGCGCATGCCCAGGATGGGGATGTTGCGATAGGAATAAGCACCAGCGGCAATTCCCAAAATGTGATCAAGGCGATTGAAGAAGCAAAAAAGAGAAAAATAAGGACTATAGTCTTTACAGGCGCAAAAGGCGGCAAGCTTGCCGCGATAGCGGATCATGTATTTGCTGTTCCCTCTTCTGATACGCCCAGGATCCAGGAAACCCACATTACTCTCGGCCATGTCCTTTGCCAGATGGTTGAAGAGATCCTTTTTGAATCTCATAGAAACAGATAG
- a CDS encoding DUF2703 domain-containing protein: MKTLTIQWQRLIDEAGETCNRCRDTGGTVEAAFKKVQNALAELGIRAELESKEISLKAFKKDPLQSNRIWISGRPLEEWIGAAVGQSQCCDACGDSECRTITINKDTFETIPEELIIRACLLAAAELFKD, from the coding sequence ATGAAAACATTAACGATTCAATGGCAAAGGCTCATAGATGAGGCTGGAGAAACCTGCAACAGATGCAGGGATACCGGTGGCACTGTTGAAGCCGCATTTAAGAAAGTTCAAAACGCGCTGGCAGAACTTGGCATAAGAGCAGAATTGGAATCAAAAGAAATAAGCCTTAAGGCATTTAAAAAAGACCCTCTTCAATCGAACCGGATCTGGATCAGCGGAAGGCCGCTGGAAGAATGGATCGGGGCTGCTGTGGGCCAAAGCCAATGCTGCGATGCCTGCGGCGACTCTGAATGCAGAACGATAACGATCAACAAGGATACGTTTGAAACCATACCGGAAGAATTAATTATCAGGGCCTGTCTTCTGGCAGCAGCAGAACTATTTAAAGATTAA
- the dinB gene encoding DNA polymerase IV: MRTIMLIDMDSYFASVEQQSNPSLRGKPIAVIGSGKRTVVTTASYEAREFGVKTGMNMWEAKQLCPQLILVVGNNSKYTDTCRRLTEIYSQYTSEVEVYSIDEAFLDITDSLELFGSPIEIGKMIKREIKERFGLNATIGIGPNKLMAKLASDISKPDGLRLVKQEEIAGILEELPVDTLWGIGKKLAQKLDALGIKTCGQLGRAPVSMLRDHFGIIGERMKLMGMGIDTSAVVNNDETAKSVGHSMTLPNDIWHEKDIEAYMLKLSEMVGRRARRYKLTGDVVTVTIRYKNFKTFTKQLKINRCVNDTHDIHNTAMEIIRGIDLRDAIRLLGVTLSGIKGSEDPAQLNLLGDHVKKENLLKTADSINDRHGDSTVSWATYMSHRSRPAVISPAWRPAGVHRTSV; the protein is encoded by the coding sequence ATGAGAACGATAATGCTTATAGACATGGATTCATACTTCGCATCTGTTGAACAGCAGAGCAACCCCAGCCTGCGCGGAAAGCCGATAGCTGTTATCGGTTCAGGAAAAAGGACTGTGGTGACTACCGCGTCATATGAGGCAAGGGAGTTCGGGGTAAAGACAGGCATGAATATGTGGGAGGCAAAGCAGCTCTGCCCGCAGCTGATACTTGTAGTCGGCAACAACAGCAAATATACAGATACATGCCGGAGGCTGACGGAGATCTACTCACAATATACCTCAGAGGTCGAGGTCTACTCCATTGACGAGGCATTCCTGGACATAACAGACTCTCTGGAACTTTTCGGCAGTCCAATTGAGATAGGAAAGATGATAAAGAGAGAGATAAAGGAGAGGTTCGGACTTAACGCAACAATAGGAATAGGGCCGAATAAACTCATGGCAAAGCTTGCAAGCGATATCTCAAAACCAGACGGGCTCAGATTGGTGAAGCAGGAAGAGATCGCGGGCATACTTGAAGAACTTCCGGTGGATACACTCTGGGGCATAGGCAAAAAGCTTGCGCAAAAACTCGACGCACTCGGCATAAAGACATGCGGCCAACTCGGCAGAGCTCCGGTAAGCATGCTGAGAGACCACTTCGGTATAATCGGCGAGAGGATGAAGCTTATGGGTATGGGCATCGACACTTCGGCTGTAGTCAATAATGATGAGACGGCAAAGTCTGTAGGCCACAGCATGACCCTGCCGAATGATATATGGCATGAGAAAGATATAGAGGCTTATATGCTGAAGCTCTCAGAGATGGTCGGCAGGCGCGCAAGAAGGTACAAGCTGACAGGGGATGTTGTGACAGTGACTATAAGGTACAAGAACTTCAAGACATTCACAAAACAGCTTAAGATAAACAGATGCGTAAATGACACCCACGATATTCATAACACCGCCATGGAGATAATAAGAGGAATCGACCTCAGAGATGCGATACGCCTCCTCGGAGTAACTCTTTCAGGTATCAAAGGCTCAGAGGACCCGGCGCAGCTTAACCTGCTTGGAGACCATGTAAAGAAGGAGAACCTGCTTAAGACAGCAGACAGCATCAATGACAGACACGGCGACTCCACAGTCTCATGGGCAACATACATGTCCCACCGCTCCCGCCCTGCCGTGATCTCGCCCGCATGGCGTCCTGCTGGCGTGCATAGGACGAGTGTGTGA